The following coding sequences lie in one Syngnathus scovelli strain Florida chromosome 1, RoL_Ssco_1.2, whole genome shotgun sequence genomic window:
- the eif4ebp3l gene encoding eukaryotic translation initiation factor 4E-binding protein 3-like, whose product MSTNQVKSCPIPTRVLTLKDWSQLPDCYSQTPGGTLFSTTPGGTRIIYDRKFLLDCRNSPLARTPPCCLPQIPGVTCPANHPVSKLQDVKEEAEEEEKDVADDNQFEMDI is encoded by the exons ATGTCGACTAATCAAGTGAAGAGCTGCCCCATTCCCACCAGGGTTCTGACCCTGAAAGACTGGTCTCAACTTCCCGACTGCTACAGCCAGACCCCCGGGGGGACTCTCTTCTCCACTACGCCCGGTG GCACCCGCATCATCTATGACAGGAAGTTTCTCTTGGATTGCCGAAACTCCCCTCTTGCACGCACACCACCATGCTGTCTCCCCCAGATCCCGGGGGTGACGTGCCCTGCTAATCACCctgtaagcaaactgcaggatGTCAAAGAAGAGGCTGAAGAGGAAGAAAAGGACGTTGCAG ATGACAACCAGTTTGAGATGGACATCTGA
- the zgc:165573 gene encoding cysteine-rich and transmembrane domain-containing protein 1: MNPDQPPPYPGPSAPVYPAQGQLPHDYPPQGYPAQGYPVNMQQPNANYPSYPPGPMGAGGPYVGQGQPPYQGYPGQPQYGWQGGPPPGPMYGEPPKNTVYMVEDRRRDNSSSETCLTACWTALCCCCLWDMLT; the protein is encoded by the exons ATGAATCCAGACCAGCCACCCCCATACCCAGGCCCATCAGCTCCAGTTTATCCTGCCCAAGGCCAACTTCCTCATGACTACCCGCCTCAGGGTTATCCTGCCCAGGGGTACCCCGTAAACATGCAGCAGCCTAATGCAAATTACCCGAGCTACCCTCCTGGCCCAATGGGAGCCGGAGGCCCCTATGTAGGGCAGGGACAGCCACCTTATCAAGGTTATCCTGGACAACCACAATACGGCTGGCAGGGTGGGCCTCCACCTGGACCCATGTATGGAGAACCTCCTAaaaacacag TGTACATGGTGGAGGACAGAAGAAGAGACAACTCTTCCTCGGAGACGTGCCTAACAGCCTGCTGGACAGCCCTATGTTGCTGTTGCCTCTGGGACATGCTGACATAA